A genomic window from Salvia miltiorrhiza cultivar Shanhuang (shh) chromosome 5, IMPLAD_Smil_shh, whole genome shotgun sequence includes:
- the LOC131025761 gene encoding uncharacterized protein LOC131025761, which yields MDVDDSEKIPDVGQDVDPEESTDVIDVDTFVPDKKSRKRKAGVASLRRSSRSKSTRVIPSTLNLPSREDSDVGPTSQPHVLKPKVEHSPNSKSGKVSSASHTTSPRISCSGSSSESEVEVSKSYSTHFYTREAKNALKVLAARKFHNDRRADEDFFSKYKLDILLQDRGMWGKVVNVFPYDAEIVREFYVNLMTEAFDPKSVKFGKVFVRGKVFDFSPTAINKACYTANTNTDDVEIAVYNWLPSKNTTALTKEQAEFIFKVGKPLAFNFGEQVFANISRAAFKSTGGSMLPFPSLIYNLLVQQKLKEREEIVLVEEKNLLEFSKTLLTPDRVKDLPYEPPRAGPTLSPQPDDEADSAEAEIDMYGEDEDVDRATTPDVALDVSNIISVKAHLTRETSTSRKGKEPAGDSEVEIDLDVAELIKAREDLLKLKRQVQLMVDRTIKMGQDMLARVECCDQVFAKLLPFPSSTKKGE from the exons ATGGATGTTGATGACTCTGAAAAGATTCCTGATGTTGGTCAGGATGTTGATCCAGAAGAAAGCACAGATGTGATTGATGTTGACACCTTTGTTCCTGACAAGAAAAGCCGAAAACGTAAAGCTGGAGTAGCCTCTCTCAGGCGGTCCTCAAGGTCAAAATCCACACGGGTGATCCCTTCTACTCTCAATCTTCCTAGCAGAGAAGACAGTGATGTTGGTCCAACATCACAGCCTCATGTTCTCAAGCCAAAGGTTGAACATTCTCCCAACTCTAAGAGTGGAAAGGTATCTTCTGCCTCTCACACTACCTCCCCTCGCATCAGCTGCTCTGGAAGCTCCTCTGAATCAGAGGTTGAGGTTAGTAAGTCGTACTCCACTCATTTTTACACTCGTGAAGCAAAGAATGCTCTCAAAGTGTTGGCTGCTAGGAAGTTTCATAATGATAGACGTGCGGATGAGGATTTCTTTTCAAAGTATAAGCTTGATATCCTTTTGCAAGATAGGGGTATGTGGGGTAAGGTTGTTAATGTGTTTCCCTATGATGCTGAGATTGTTAGGGAGTTCTATGTTAATCTGATGACAGAAGCTTTTGACCCAAAATCTGTTAAGTTTGGGAAAGTTTTTGTTAGGGGTAAGGTCTTTGATTTCTCCCCAACTGCCATTAACAAAGCATGTTACACTGCGAATACCAACActgatgatgttgag ATTGCAGTTTACAACTGGCTTCCAAGCAAAAACACTACTGCTCTAACCAAGGAACAAGCTGAATTTATCTTTAAAGTTGGTAAGCCTCTGGCTTTCAACTTTGGTGAGCAAGTGTTTGCTAACATCTCTCGTGCAGCCTTTAAATCCACAGGTGGAAGTATGCTTCCCTTTCCCAGCCTCATCTACAATCTCTTGGTTCAGCAAAAACTtaaggagagagaggaaattGTGCTTGTTGAAGAGAAGAATCTACTTGAGTTTTCCAAAACCCTCCTCACTCCTGATCGTGTCAAAGATCTCCCCTACGAACCTCCACGTGCTGGTCCTACCTTGTCTCCTCAGCCTGATGATGAAGCTGACTCTGCTGAAGCTGAGATTGACATGTATGGTGAAGACGAAGATGTTGATCGTGCGACTACTCCTGATGTTGCACTTGATGTTTCCAACATCATTTCTGTCAAAGCACATCTCACTAGAGAAACATCCACATCTCGTAAAGGCAAGGAACCAGCTGGAGATTCAGAAGTTGAGATTGATCTTGATGTTGCAGAGCTCATCAAGGCCAGAGAGGATCTTCTCAAGCTCAAAAGACAAGTGCAGTTGATGGTGGATCGGACGATCAAGATGGGACAGGACATGCTTGCCCGGGTCGAATGTTGTGACCAAGTCTTCGCCAAACTCCTACCTTTTCCTTCTTCAACAAAAAAGGGGGAGTAG